A single Crateriforma conspicua DNA region contains:
- a CDS encoding Fic family protein: MRAGRYVKQQTDYRAFIPADLPPDPPVTLDSELTRLLSDADRALGRLDGVATVLPNPDLFVAMYVRQEAVLSSQIEGTQSTLQDVLAFEADANQDSRPGDVEEVVNYVAAMNHGLRRLPELPVSLRLVKEIHAQLMAGVRGSELQPGEFRRSQNWIGAQGCTLKNADFVPPPPHEMLQALDNLERFIHERDSLPLLIQCGLVHAQFETIHPFLDGNGRVGRLLITFMLCERKILLRPLLYLSYYLKSRKAEYYDRLTAVRVNGDWEGWLKFFLRGVYEVSLSATETARRILALREEHRQVLSESFASASNSLRLHDRMFEKPTFSVGEAKEVMGCAYGTANTIVEKLEELGLVREITGQERNRRYQYEPYVRLFDPDKLTIERED, encoded by the coding sequence ATGAGAGCAGGCAGATACGTCAAGCAACAGACCGATTACCGGGCATTTATCCCGGCTGATCTGCCTCCCGATCCGCCTGTGACGCTGGACTCGGAGCTGACCCGACTCCTCTCAGATGCTGACCGTGCTCTTGGTCGACTCGACGGTGTGGCTACGGTGCTTCCGAATCCAGACCTGTTCGTTGCCATGTACGTTCGGCAGGAAGCCGTGCTGAGTTCCCAGATTGAGGGCACCCAGAGCACGCTTCAAGACGTTCTGGCATTCGAAGCAGACGCCAATCAAGATTCACGTCCGGGGGATGTCGAAGAAGTCGTCAACTACGTTGCTGCCATGAACCATGGACTGAGGCGACTTCCAGAGCTGCCAGTGAGTCTTCGACTCGTTAAAGAGATCCACGCGCAACTGATGGCCGGGGTTCGCGGAAGCGAACTGCAACCGGGAGAGTTCCGTCGCTCGCAGAACTGGATTGGTGCGCAGGGTTGCACGCTCAAGAATGCTGACTTTGTGCCCCCACCACCGCATGAGATGCTTCAGGCACTTGATAACCTTGAACGTTTCATTCACGAGCGCGACTCGCTGCCGCTTCTCATTCAATGCGGTCTCGTTCACGCCCAGTTTGAAACTATCCATCCATTTCTTGATGGTAACGGTCGAGTCGGAAGACTCCTCATCACGTTCATGTTGTGTGAACGGAAGATTTTGCTTCGCCCTCTGCTCTATCTGAGTTATTACCTGAAGAGCCGCAAGGCCGAGTACTATGACCGCCTCACAGCAGTGCGGGTCAATGGCGACTGGGAAGGATGGCTCAAGTTCTTTCTACGTGGTGTGTACGAAGTGAGTCTTTCGGCTACGGAAACAGCACGTCGAATTCTCGCACTACGTGAGGAACATCGGCAGGTTCTCTCTGAATCATTTGCTTCAGCCAGTAACTCGCTTCGCCTCCATGACAGGATGTTTGAGAAGCCGACGTTCTCAGTGGGCGAAGCCAAGGAAGTTATGGGGTGCGCGTACGGTACTGCAAACACCATTGTTGAAAAGCTAGAGGAACTGGGATTGGTTCGAGAGATTACCGGACAGGAGCGTAACAGGCGTTATCAATACGAGCCGTACGTGCGTCTTTTCGATCCCGACAAGTTAACAATCGAGAGGGAGGATTGA
- a CDS encoding PglZ domain-containing protein, translating to MHALHKHLSQTLADKLVKRGVVVWYDGRGEFKEFVAELTGENVPATCQVDTIAIDGKAASLCVMQDSFFEAKFAVESIVSGDSSEPLLLYLPEKKRDDDTAVLMELEAGGERWEPQLKREARRVLKKQLGDGQIDGLLASPGIGYADIVGILAGGQGQGTSGSLLEVIYNAKDNATILASWLATDDEDSRITEKGAIPELRDLLSSRLGLELEDEFELEDARRKACRYVLLGEFRNDLKCDAPPSLNLVEQPTGKQLELVLAVAEELRETHSESYVTIADSIEQELHLKTQGIAPETLGKIDTFRFEEECLLEYVGQQIETGNFQAALEIVEHRRLSFWALNRLQRQEQWQAYSLAAQLGLAVTDVSAQLPDAKKTAVHWVEGYSAEKGWYRVDLLHRRLESALSAMTDTIVSEKVIHRVRKDYEKLLNRMTGGFIAAFKDSDWSLPGVMHQTEVYSREVQTTGEPVCFILVDALRYEMGVELKGLLEVAEQLSLEPAIAAIPTITPIGMAALMPGADESFSVVESGKDLGAKIENSVSGSLNDRRKVWKGRVPDVVDLELDKVLSHSPSQLKKRIAAAPLVVVRSIEIDAMGEGGNTFLARQVMDTAINNVARAIKRLSLMGISKFVVAADHGHLFIHERDESERIDKPGGEQVSLHRRCWAGRGGATAPGTVRVSAEQLGYDSDLDFVFPASNSVFKAGGDLAYYHGGLSLQELLIPVLSIRMPSVAKEATSDIDITLSKIPEKIANRIVTFGISAGNSLFSQDDFSVRPVLLSAGQHVGHVGMVLDAEHEQLTHCVRMKPGTKCTVGVQLLNDSVTSVEIVVLDPETDRILAKSNKIPVKLGI from the coding sequence ATGCACGCACTGCATAAGCATCTATCGCAGACACTGGCAGACAAGCTTGTCAAACGCGGAGTCGTTGTCTGGTACGACGGACGGGGAGAATTCAAGGAATTCGTCGCCGAGTTGACAGGTGAGAATGTCCCGGCAACTTGCCAGGTGGATACGATCGCAATCGATGGCAAAGCCGCGTCACTATGCGTGATGCAGGATTCGTTCTTTGAAGCGAAGTTTGCAGTCGAGAGCATAGTCTCTGGTGATTCTTCAGAGCCACTTTTGCTGTATCTTCCGGAGAAGAAACGAGATGATGATACCGCAGTCTTAATGGAGCTAGAAGCGGGAGGGGAGCGATGGGAGCCCCAGCTAAAGCGTGAGGCTCGAAGGGTGCTCAAGAAACAACTTGGGGACGGGCAAATAGACGGTCTCCTTGCTTCACCCGGTATTGGCTACGCCGACATCGTCGGAATACTTGCCGGTGGGCAGGGACAAGGAACATCAGGTTCTTTGTTGGAGGTCATCTACAATGCCAAAGACAACGCAACCATTCTGGCATCGTGGCTCGCTACCGATGATGAAGACTCCCGAATCACCGAAAAGGGAGCCATTCCAGAGCTTCGCGACCTGCTTTCCTCGCGGCTCGGTCTGGAACTCGAAGACGAATTCGAGCTTGAAGATGCACGACGAAAGGCATGTCGGTATGTACTGCTGGGCGAGTTCCGAAACGATCTGAAATGTGATGCTCCTCCGTCACTAAATCTCGTTGAGCAGCCGACTGGCAAACAACTTGAGTTGGTTCTTGCTGTTGCAGAGGAGTTGCGGGAGACCCACTCTGAATCCTACGTCACAATTGCCGACAGCATTGAGCAGGAATTGCATCTAAAGACTCAGGGAATTGCCCCGGAAACGCTTGGTAAGATTGATACGTTTCGTTTTGAAGAGGAATGCTTGCTTGAATACGTCGGGCAGCAAATCGAGACCGGTAACTTTCAGGCCGCACTTGAGATTGTGGAGCACAGACGGCTCAGTTTCTGGGCACTGAACAGGCTTCAGCGACAGGAACAGTGGCAAGCTTACAGCCTTGCCGCACAGCTTGGCTTAGCTGTCACTGATGTATCAGCTCAACTGCCCGACGCAAAGAAAACAGCAGTCCACTGGGTTGAGGGCTATTCTGCCGAAAAAGGATGGTATCGAGTCGACCTGCTACACAGACGGTTGGAATCGGCGCTTTCTGCGATGACAGATACAATCGTATCCGAGAAAGTCATTCACCGCGTCCGCAAAGACTACGAAAAGCTTCTCAATCGCATGACCGGCGGCTTTATCGCTGCTTTCAAAGACTCCGACTGGTCACTCCCTGGAGTCATGCACCAGACAGAAGTCTACAGCCGGGAAGTGCAAACGACCGGGGAGCCGGTGTGCTTCATTCTGGTCGATGCTCTCCGCTACGAAATGGGCGTTGAATTAAAAGGGCTGTTGGAAGTTGCGGAACAGCTGAGTCTCGAACCTGCTATTGCAGCGATCCCTACGATTACGCCAATCGGAATGGCTGCATTGATGCCGGGAGCAGATGAATCCTTTTCCGTTGTTGAAAGCGGAAAGGATCTCGGAGCGAAGATTGAGAACTCAGTATCTGGATCACTAAACGATCGCAGAAAGGTCTGGAAGGGGCGCGTTCCAGATGTTGTGGATCTTGAGCTGGATAAGGTCTTGAGTCATTCGCCTTCACAGCTGAAAAAACGAATTGCAGCTGCTCCACTGGTGGTTGTTCGAAGCATTGAAATTGATGCGATGGGTGAGGGAGGCAACACCTTTCTCGCACGTCAGGTGATGGATACGGCAATAAACAACGTTGCACGAGCTATCAAGCGACTTTCTTTAATGGGTATTTCAAAGTTCGTGGTCGCAGCGGACCACGGACACCTGTTCATCCACGAGCGTGATGAGTCTGAGAGAATTGATAAGCCTGGCGGTGAGCAGGTTTCGTTGCATCGTAGATGCTGGGCCGGAAGAGGAGGAGCGACAGCTCCTGGAACTGTTCGCGTGTCTGCCGAGCAACTTGGATACGACTCAGATCTAGACTTCGTGTTCCCTGCCAGTAACTCTGTGTTTAAGGCAGGTGGTGACCTTGCGTATTATCACGGCGGATTGAGTCTCCAGGAGTTGCTGATACCTGTACTCTCGATACGGATGCCTTCTGTAGCAAAAGAAGCCACGTCCGACATTGACATTACGCTGTCGAAGATTCCCGAGAAGATTGCAAACAGAATCGTCACTTTCGGGATCAGTGCAGGAAACTCCCTGTTCTCTCAAGACGATTTCAGTGTTCGCCCTGTATTGCTCAGTGCCGGGCAACACGTTGGGCACGTCGGAATGGTTCTCGATGCAGAACATGAGCAGCTAACGCATTGTGTGCGAATGAAGCCAGGTACGAAATGCACGGTTGGCGTTCAGCTACTTAACGACAGCGTGACCAGTGTCGAGATAGTGGTCCTTGACCCTGAGACCGACCGGATACTGGCAAAATCAAACAAGATCCCGGTGAAGCTTGGGATTTGA
- the brxL gene encoding protease Lon-related BREX system protein BrxL produces MTEEATQTGQDALDQKLTRAFDGKVVRKDLVRKVKVGANVPVFVLEFLLGKYCASSDEMAIQMGLKVVNDTLSENYIRPDEFMKAQSKVEQLQGDTHTFIDKVKVRLADSEYWAELVNFNHKFVHVSPKYVRDYDRLLTGGVWAQVDMKFEYDEETKGKNPFWITKLQPIQIASFNVEEYQAGRAEFTSDEWIDVIIRTMGYEPDVMDKRLKMLFLVRLIPLTERNFNLVELGPRGTGKSYAVQELSPYGALLTGPTTVANMFGHMSGKQKGMVTIWDVVAFDEVADLQKMPKEVITTMKTYCESGTFQRGKESDTGDASIAMFGNTNQPIDVMVQQGHLFAPMPDVIRDDMAFIDRLHFYLPGWEVPKMRPDLFTSHYGFVVDYFAEALRALRKHNFTEMLDRHFHLGSHLNTRDQKAVRKTVSGLMKIIYPHGKVSKDELGELVEFAIEGRRRVKEQLKKMGSFEYYQTSFSYSDKELGEERFVGVPEQGGKDLVAADPLAPGSVYTGAIGPDGTVGLYRLEVTITSGTGKLKVAGGVRGTMKESISRAFSYFLSKKVEFGMGREIDTSDFHVESIDLLNNGVEAEVGVAFFVAAFSAIRHSPVTAATLILGDMSIQGNIKEVRSLTEPLQLARDNGVKRALVPIENKRQFLEVSGDIMEHVDPVFYGDPKAAAFKALGMN; encoded by the coding sequence ATGACTGAAGAAGCAACACAAACCGGGCAGGACGCACTTGATCAAAAGCTCACCAGAGCTTTTGACGGCAAAGTTGTTCGCAAGGATCTTGTTCGCAAAGTGAAAGTCGGCGCAAACGTTCCTGTGTTCGTGCTGGAATTCCTCCTTGGGAAGTACTGCGCCTCCTCAGACGAGATGGCGATTCAGATGGGTCTCAAGGTAGTGAACGACACGCTCTCTGAGAATTACATCAGGCCAGATGAGTTCATGAAGGCGCAGTCAAAAGTTGAACAGCTTCAGGGCGACACCCACACCTTTATCGACAAGGTGAAAGTCCGTCTTGCAGATTCCGAGTACTGGGCAGAGCTTGTGAACTTTAACCACAAGTTCGTCCACGTTTCGCCAAAATACGTTCGTGACTACGACAGGCTTCTGACGGGTGGCGTCTGGGCTCAGGTCGACATGAAGTTTGAGTACGACGAAGAGACAAAGGGAAAGAATCCATTCTGGATCACAAAACTTCAGCCAATTCAGATCGCCTCTTTCAACGTTGAAGAGTACCAGGCGGGACGCGCTGAATTCACATCCGATGAGTGGATCGATGTCATTATTCGCACGATGGGCTACGAACCAGACGTTATGGATAAGCGGCTCAAAATGCTCTTCCTCGTTCGGCTGATTCCACTCACCGAGCGAAACTTCAATCTGGTTGAGCTTGGTCCTCGTGGTACCGGAAAGAGTTATGCCGTTCAGGAGCTTTCTCCTTACGGAGCGCTGCTGACAGGACCAACGACTGTGGCGAACATGTTTGGCCACATGTCAGGCAAGCAGAAAGGGATGGTGACAATCTGGGACGTGGTGGCGTTTGATGAAGTGGCAGACCTTCAAAAGATGCCCAAAGAAGTCATCACAACGATGAAGACGTACTGTGAGTCAGGAACGTTTCAGCGAGGGAAGGAATCTGACACGGGCGATGCAAGTATCGCAATGTTCGGGAACACCAATCAGCCAATCGACGTGATGGTCCAGCAGGGGCATCTGTTTGCACCAATGCCAGACGTCATCCGGGATGATATGGCGTTTATTGATCGCTTGCACTTTTACCTTCCGGGCTGGGAAGTGCCAAAAATGCGCCCCGATCTGTTCACGAGCCACTATGGCTTCGTTGTCGATTATTTTGCGGAAGCCCTGAGGGCACTTCGCAAGCACAATTTCACCGAAATGCTCGACCGGCATTTTCACCTTGGAAGTCATCTAAACACACGAGATCAGAAAGCTGTCCGAAAGACAGTCTCTGGATTGATGAAGATCATTTATCCGCACGGCAAGGTCTCCAAAGACGAGCTTGGTGAACTTGTTGAGTTTGCAATAGAGGGACGTCGACGCGTCAAAGAGCAACTCAAGAAAATGGGATCATTCGAGTACTACCAAACATCATTCAGCTACAGCGACAAGGAACTGGGCGAGGAGCGATTTGTCGGCGTGCCCGAGCAGGGTGGAAAGGATCTGGTAGCTGCCGATCCACTGGCTCCCGGCTCTGTATACACGGGAGCGATTGGCCCAGATGGCACAGTCGGTCTTTATCGACTTGAAGTCACGATTACTTCCGGTACTGGCAAATTGAAAGTTGCTGGAGGCGTTCGGGGCACAATGAAGGAGTCCATCAGCCGAGCATTTAGCTATTTCCTTTCGAAGAAAGTTGAATTCGGGATGGGACGAGAAATTGACACATCCGATTTCCACGTCGAGTCAATCGACCTTCTAAATAACGGTGTCGAAGCAGAGGTTGGCGTTGCTTTCTTCGTCGCAGCCTTCTCAGCAATTCGCCATTCTCCCGTCACAGCTGCAACGTTGATTCTCGGTGACATGAGCATTCAAGGAAACATCAAAGAAGTCCGATCGCTCACTGAGCCATTACAGCTAGCACGCGACAATGGAGTCAAACGCGCCTTGGTTCCAATTGAGAACAAGCGACAATTCCTTGAAGTCAGTGGTGACATCATGGAGCATGTTGACCCGGTGTTTTATGGAGATCCGAAGGCAGCTGCCTTCAAAGCGTTGGGGATGAACTAG
- a CDS encoding 4Fe-4S dicluster domain-containing protein has translation MSYVVTEACVGCLDRSCIQSCPESCFYLAPLANRIPGQGVVFAGTDDSSTGAGGMVMIAPDECTNCGACETECPVEAIYEDSSVPEEFTNWIAINARYTRSLSVERKEGLRQHPQ, from the coding sequence ATGAGCTACGTAGTGACAGAAGCCTGCGTCGGTTGTCTGGATCGATCGTGCATACAGTCATGTCCCGAAAGCTGCTTCTACCTCGCTCCACTCGCTAACCGCATTCCCGGCCAGGGAGTTGTGTTTGCCGGAACCGATGACAGTTCGACCGGCGCGGGAGGAATGGTCATGATTGCCCCTGATGAATGCACGAATTGTGGAGCGTGTGAAACGGAGTGCCCGGTAGAAGCGATTTACGAAGACAGCTCAGTCCCGGAGGAATTTACGAACTGGATTGCAATCAACGCTCGCTACACTCGTTCGCTTTCCGTTGAACGAAAAGAAGGTCTTCGTCAACATCCTCAGTGA
- a CDS encoding tyrosine-type recombinase/integrase yields MIHVHALRHSFGTHLSRAGVTPRVDQAAMRHSDIASTMNTYTDARLLDTAEAVEALSIARDHALRTVAPNLGKEGQMESHSDHSTDRNGNDADTTKARKTLSFTGFDAVGATGHR; encoded by the coding sequence GTGATTCATGTTCATGCGCTGCGGCATTCATTCGGGACGCACCTATCGCGGGCCGGCGTGACGCCCAGGGTCGACCAAGCTGCGATGCGACACAGCGACATAGCCTCGACGATGAACACTTACACGGATGCTCGGTTGCTCGATACGGCCGAAGCAGTGGAAGCGTTGTCGATTGCCCGGGATCACGCACTGCGAACGGTTGCACCAAACTTGGGCAAAGAGGGTCAAATGGAGTCACATTCTGACCATTCGACCGATCGTAACGGGAACGACGCAGATACTACAAAAGCCCGCAAAACACTTAGTTTCACGGGCTTTGATGCAGTCGGGGCGACAGGACACCGTTAG
- a CDS encoding transposase — MPRPQRAEQFDPAEVCVVHVIQRCVRRAFLAGVDRETGVDYSFRKEWIRRRMESLASVFAVDVLSYAVMSNHIHQILRNRPDVCAAWSDEEVAIRWLRVFPGRRLEEHLAEPTENDVKMLCGDKERLAEIRRRLSDISWFMRALAEPIARMANKQDECTGRFWEGRFKCQRIVDEAGLLACSMYVDLNPVRAAMADSPDHSPNTSGYDRIEAERGKQIPSAAFDLRPIPTEEAGHQIRETPVAQLRKKRIAKKANPTGKRIRRDQWLAPLPLNPSILADEPQVHSAGFRSSDRGFLSVEWSDYKRLLRWTAKQTVDGVASKVSRKLSAILQSLGIDASMWRDLVWNWQKYFGKTSCVGAPDSLKQHAEQSGLRHHRGQASARACFA; from the coding sequence ATGCCTCGTCCGCAACGTGCTGAGCAGTTCGATCCTGCCGAAGTGTGTGTCGTCCACGTTATTCAACGCTGCGTGAGACGCGCGTTCCTGGCCGGTGTCGATCGGGAGACCGGCGTCGATTACTCATTTCGCAAAGAGTGGATTCGACGTCGGATGGAATCGCTTGCGTCGGTGTTCGCCGTCGATGTGCTTTCTTACGCGGTAATGAGCAATCACATTCACCAGATCCTGCGCAACCGGCCGGATGTCTGTGCGGCTTGGTCCGACGAGGAAGTTGCGATCCGCTGGCTGCGAGTGTTTCCAGGTCGTAGGCTCGAGGAGCATCTGGCCGAACCCACTGAGAACGACGTCAAGATGCTCTGCGGTGACAAGGAACGACTCGCTGAAATACGTCGGCGTCTGTCAGATATTTCTTGGTTCATGCGCGCACTGGCTGAGCCAATCGCCCGAATGGCCAACAAGCAAGACGAATGCACGGGGCGGTTCTGGGAAGGGCGGTTCAAGTGCCAGCGGATTGTCGACGAGGCTGGTTTGCTCGCATGCAGCATGTATGTCGACTTGAATCCGGTGCGAGCGGCAATGGCGGACTCACCCGATCACAGTCCGAATACCAGTGGTTATGACCGCATTGAAGCCGAGAGGGGCAAGCAGATCCCATCCGCGGCGTTCGACTTGCGGCCAATTCCGACCGAAGAAGCGGGGCACCAGATCCGCGAAACACCGGTCGCTCAGCTTCGCAAGAAACGAATCGCAAAGAAGGCGAACCCAACCGGAAAGCGCATCCGTCGTGATCAGTGGCTTGCACCACTTCCGCTTAATCCATCGATACTCGCTGACGAACCTCAGGTTCATTCCGCGGGATTCCGCAGCAGCGATCGTGGGTTCTTGAGCGTTGAGTGGAGTGATTACAAGCGACTGCTGCGCTGGACGGCAAAGCAGACCGTAGACGGTGTCGCGTCGAAAGTGTCCCGCAAACTTTCGGCGATACTCCAGTCGCTCGGTATCGACGCGTCGATGTGGCGTGACTTGGTTTGGAACTGGCAAAAATACTTCGGCAAGACTTCGTGTGTCGGCGCACCCGATTCGCTGAAACAGCATGCCGAGCAGTCCGGCCTACGGCATCACCGCGGCCAAGCATCTGCCCGCGCCTGCTTTGCCTAA
- a CDS encoding alkaline phosphatase PhoX: MKSRREFLSESFSSVTGFGVASALAALGGRIALGDHARSGHALLPTKDETTGLELIRLPEGFRYVSHGWTNDPMSDGTPTPAAHDGMGVVAEHDGVVTLVRNHEISDDSDALPITDGTPFDRRAGGGCTTLTFDTRHGRWLDSRVAIAGTSRNCAGGVTPWGTWLTAEETVLGIDSVDPYQNNAARSFKRDHGWVFEVDPTGVRHPVPIKAMGRFVHEAVAIDRETGIVYETEDRGTAGFYRFIPNQHRKLAAGGKLQIAQVVGHDDLRGHVEQGREFDVRWHTIPEPTLANTPGLDQPDELGVFKQGKRLGCTTFARLEGCWSGNGMIYFDATSGGAAKAGQIWQYDPEAQKLTMLFESPGKQTLNMPDNLCVNPHGGLALCEDGDYGDDEYPQRIHLLSQDGHLIPLAVNDVQLNGQKGFQGDFRGREWAGATFSPDGQWLFANIQTPGITLAITGPWQNLTGDA, from the coding sequence GTGAAATCTCGTCGCGAATTTCTCAGTGAATCATTTTCATCCGTGACCGGTTTCGGGGTGGCTTCGGCCCTGGCCGCATTGGGCGGACGCATCGCACTGGGCGATCACGCTCGGTCCGGACACGCGTTGTTGCCGACCAAAGATGAAACGACCGGCTTGGAACTGATTCGATTGCCCGAAGGATTCCGGTACGTCAGCCACGGCTGGACCAACGATCCGATGTCCGACGGAACTCCGACTCCGGCAGCACACGACGGGATGGGTGTCGTCGCCGAACACGATGGCGTCGTCACGCTGGTCAGAAACCATGAAATCAGTGACGACTCCGACGCTTTACCCATCACCGACGGGACTCCGTTCGACCGCCGCGCCGGTGGCGGCTGCACCACACTGACGTTTGATACACGTCACGGTCGCTGGTTGGACAGTCGCGTGGCGATCGCAGGGACCAGCCGTAATTGTGCGGGCGGCGTGACCCCGTGGGGCACCTGGCTGACCGCGGAAGAAACCGTCTTGGGTATCGACTCGGTCGATCCGTATCAAAACAATGCCGCACGTTCTTTCAAACGCGATCACGGCTGGGTCTTTGAAGTCGATCCCACCGGCGTGCGTCATCCTGTACCCATCAAAGCGATGGGGCGATTCGTCCATGAAGCGGTGGCGATCGATCGCGAAACCGGCATCGTTTACGAAACCGAAGACCGTGGCACCGCTGGATTCTATCGATTCATTCCCAACCAGCACCGAAAGCTGGCCGCCGGTGGCAAGCTGCAAATCGCACAAGTGGTCGGTCACGACGACCTACGCGGCCACGTCGAACAGGGGCGTGAATTCGATGTCCGGTGGCATACGATTCCTGAACCGACGCTGGCCAACACGCCCGGCCTGGATCAACCCGATGAACTGGGCGTGTTCAAGCAAGGCAAGCGACTCGGGTGCACCACGTTCGCACGACTGGAAGGCTGTTGGAGCGGCAATGGAATGATTTACTTCGACGCCACCAGTGGCGGCGCCGCCAAAGCAGGTCAGATTTGGCAGTACGATCCTGAAGCTCAAAAGTTGACGATGCTTTTCGAAAGCCCCGGCAAACAGACACTGAACATGCCCGACAACCTTTGTGTCAATCCGCATGGCGGCTTGGCTTTGTGTGAAGACGGCGACTATGGCGATGATGAATACCCGCAACGAATCCATTTGCTTTCGCAAGACGGACATCTGATCCCGCTGGCAGTCAACGACGTTCAGCTGAACGGGCAAAAGGGTTTTCAAGGCGACTTCCGAGGACGGGAATGGGCCGGCGCCACGTTCAGCCCCGACGGGCAATGGCTGTTTGCCAACATCCAAACCCCCGGCATCACCCTTGCGATCACCGGCCCCTGGCAAAACCTGACAGGCGATGCCTAA